Proteins encoded in a region of the Mucilaginibacter sabulilitoris genome:
- a CDS encoding SDR family oxidoreductase codes for MENSFSLADKVIVVTGGTGILGNAFVNAIVEAGGAVGILGRNQQVAEERADAINKNGGKAIALVADVLDEDELIAAKNKIVDAFGKVDGLVNGAGGNMPEGVLAPEEDIFKMNIAGMKKVMDLNTWGTIIPTQVFGEAIAKTAGAGSIVNISSMNSKRAITKVLGYNIGKAAVDCYNQWFAVELANRYGDKIRMNALAPGFFLTEQNRYLLTKPEGGYTPRGELVIKQTPFKRFGHADELKGALTWLLSDASAFVTGSMICVDGGFSIFGGV; via the coding sequence TTGGAAAATTCATTTTCATTAGCCGACAAAGTAATTGTAGTAACCGGCGGTACGGGCATACTGGGCAACGCCTTTGTAAATGCTATTGTTGAAGCCGGCGGCGCGGTAGGTATACTTGGCCGCAACCAGCAGGTTGCCGAAGAGCGTGCTGATGCTATTAATAAAAACGGCGGTAAAGCCATTGCCCTGGTTGCCGACGTACTTGACGAAGACGAGTTGATAGCTGCCAAAAATAAAATAGTTGATGCTTTTGGCAAAGTTGATGGCCTGGTGAATGGCGCCGGCGGCAATATGCCCGAAGGGGTTTTAGCACCCGAAGAGGATATTTTTAAAATGAACATAGCCGGTATGAAAAAGGTAATGGACCTAAACACCTGGGGAACCATTATACCAACCCAGGTATTTGGCGAGGCTATTGCTAAAACCGCAGGAGCGGGCAGTATCGTAAATATATCCTCTATGAACTCCAAGCGTGCCATTACCAAAGTATTGGGCTACAATATTGGTAAAGCTGCGGTTGATTGCTATAACCAGTGGTTCGCGGTGGAGCTGGCCAACCGTTACGGCGACAAGATCAGGATGAACGCCCTTGCACCTGGATTTTTCCTTACCGAGCAAAACCGTTACCTGCTTACCAAACCCGAAGGCGGTTATACCCCAAGGGGCGAACTGGTGATCAAGCAAACACCGTTTAAACGCTTCGGTCATGCCGATGAATTGAAGGGGGCACTCACCTGGTTGCTCAGTGATGCTTCGGCATTTGTAACCGGATCAATGATTTGCGTGGATGGCGGGTTTTCTATATTTGGCGGTGTATAA
- a CDS encoding DUF4350 domain-containing protein, translating to MKLKLSIITLLMGSGLAAGAQTVTLDYYFNHEVHKDKTGQLKRFHYMWNETNSNGFSIFGEAFTKQGAKLDTLGEAPTAQNLNNNAIYIIVDPDSKKENPNPNYIQPKDADEIAAWVKKGGVLLMMANDSANVELPHFNTLANKFGVNFNNELTNHVIDDAHFEDGGVKTAGNAIFKTAGKIYMKDVCSISVSGPAKSVLKNKDNATIIASAKYGKGTVVAVGDPWLYNEYTNGRLPAALGFENDKAANDVAQWLLKLVPHK from the coding sequence ATGAAACTGAAATTAAGCATAATAACCTTGTTAATGGGCTCTGGATTGGCGGCCGGCGCCCAAACTGTTACCCTCGATTATTATTTTAACCACGAAGTACATAAAGATAAAACCGGTCAACTGAAACGCTTCCATTATATGTGGAACGAAACGAATAGTAACGGTTTCTCTATTTTTGGAGAGGCTTTTACAAAGCAAGGCGCAAAACTCGATACGCTGGGCGAAGCACCTACCGCTCAAAATTTAAATAATAATGCTATTTACATTATTGTCGATCCCGATAGTAAAAAAGAAAATCCAAACCCCAATTATATTCAGCCTAAAGATGCTGATGAGATTGCAGCATGGGTAAAAAAGGGCGGTGTGCTGTTAATGATGGCTAATGACAGCGCCAATGTAGAATTGCCGCATTTTAACACGCTGGCCAACAAGTTTGGCGTCAATTTTAATAACGAATTAACAAATCATGTTATTGACGATGCCCACTTTGAGGATGGCGGCGTAAAAACAGCCGGCAACGCCATATTTAAAACTGCCGGTAAAATATACATGAAAGATGTATGCTCCATAAGCGTAAGCGGCCCCGCAAAATCAGTTTTGAAAAACAAGGACAACGCCACTATTATAGCCAGCGCCAAATATGGCAAAGGTACAGTGGTAGCTGTGGGCGACCCATGGTTGTATAACGAATACACCAACGGCAGGCTTCCCGCTGCATTAGGCTTTGAAAACGATAAAGCTGCAAATGATGTAGCACAGTGGCTTTTAAAGCTGGTGCCACATAAATAA